CTCGCACAAGCTGCATCGAACGCAGCAAAAAGCCCTTCGACGCCGTTCCCGTTTCGATAACTGATCACGGAAGAACCACCCCCTCTCAGGACAGATCGCAGTTCTGTTGCGTCAATCCCTCGAGATCCCGACTTCGCGAGTGCAAATGTGACGACTCGGCATGTTTGGGCGACTGCTGCACAAAGCAAATCGCCCCTGTTATGTTTTCGAGGGAGGTGAACCTCGTGCTTAATCGCGTTCACAGGCATCTCAAACCCGACATCTACCAGCGAGTCGAGCGACCTGTAGCCTTCAGTGTCCGGGCCGGTGGGTTTTATCGCAACGGTGAAGACACCTGCCTCGCGAAGCGCTTCTGCGACGACGGAAGAAAGCCCCTGGTCGGATAGTGCATACAAATTGGTCAGGATGAACGCCACGTCCAAGCCAGAAACCAGATTGGCAATGTCGGACCTCCGGCCCTGCGCGGGGAGTTGAGCCTCTCCGATCGTTAATGGATACGAACCGTTCTTGGCAACCAATAGAGCATCTTCAGCACTAGAAAAGCGCAGGTAAGGCATGTTCTGCGCTATTGCAATTCGTTTGCATGGGTAGTTGAAGCTCTGAGCAACCCGATCCAGGTAGAACACGCCTGGGCCTCCAACACCTACGATTCCGACATGAAGCCGCCCGTCAGAATGGAACCGGCTTCCGTATTCTTCGATGCAGGACTTTTGGTCGCGCCTCGGGGAGCATGCGCTTGGGACAGGCATGCTGGCTGCTGTCAAGGAAGACAAAAAGTAGAGAAATCTGCGACGGTTCACGGTTAATCCCTTAAGGCGTAGCATCAATTCTCATTGTGCTATTAGCCTGCGACAGGATGTGTCGCACGGCCAAAACGCACATCCCTGCGACGCAGCACCCCGCAAAAGGAGGTTCTGACCCACACAACAAACTGAGGACGACTGCCACGGAGGCTTCTCGGGGTAAGCCCATGCAGCGGCAACCGGCACAGGCAGATGCAAAGCATCTGGGTCCGGTGCGTCAGTCAATCCCATTGGCAAACGGCTTAACTGGAAGGGCTTTCCAGACAGGGAGGGGACCCGGAGTCGCGTGACTTGCACCGGAGGGGCACGCCCATCCCGCTTCAGAACGTGTTCGGGCTTGGAATAAAAGGTAGACTCCAGCGAATGAGCACTCGCCTCGCTGCTGATGGCGCATTCCACATTCCATGCAGTTTCTCGCAATTCCATACACAATACCCCGGTTATGTGCGAGAGTTCGTCGGTCGGTATATGCAGCGCAGTCCATTGCAGGACCGCCTGGAGATGGAAAGCGAATTGAACTACTTTCTGCTCGTTTTGCCAGCTGAGTCCAAGTTCCGCGCCCCTGGGACAAACGGATTTCGCGGCGGATGCAAAGACCGCGTCATGACATTCAATCCCAAAAGGGGTCACGGAGACTCAGCTCACTTCTTCGGCTATCTGAACCACATATTGCGCAATCGGTTCTTCACCCTTCAGCGGCAGGCTCGCCGGAACCCGATCACCAAGCAAGGGACCTTTCGGCTCTCAGTGGACTGCGAAATCTCTTTCGGGCGGAGGGCCTCGGACGAAATCAGCCTAGGTGAGATCTCAATCTCATACGCCCAGCAGCTCTCACGGTCGTTTGGTGAACCGGCCCAGCACGGAGTGGTCGCAAAGTTCATCGAGTTCACTCGTGTTTACAATCCGGAACTACAGTCGCTGCTAATCAGCACGGCCTCCTGCCGGACCTTTGCCGAAGCCCAGGCGGATATCGGCTGGGATAGCAGGAGCTTTAACCGAGGCCGGTTGCGTCTCAAGGTGCTGTACGACTGCTTCACCACTGGCAGACCCGTACCGCCGCAGCGCCGAGTTTACCGAACTCGGAAGGGTCCGAAGCTGTGACCGCGATCGCGCTGGATGGCCGGATGTCAGACGCGCACTTCGCGCGGCGGAAAGCGGCCCGAGCAACTCGTCAAAGAGATCTTGGTGGCGGGTAACAGGTACGAATACCTTCCTCGTGCCGGAGGGCGCTCAGGAACAGACGTTTTAGACACCTCCTGGCCCGCATCGTTCCGCAATTACATCAAATGATCCTGACCAACCACCTCATCGTCGAAACAGACTCGCACCACTCAGAGCGACCATAGGAAATGGTCTCTGAAAGCCCCGAACACATGTATGATGGCTGCCACCGCCCCAAATGGACCTGGACTACAGCTTCGTGAGTGAGCTTTTCGCCCGTCATCCCGCCTGGCGTCTGCTGCGTCTAGACCATGCGCCTCTTATTGTCAGCTTTCTCCACCGCACTTTTATTGAGCCAAATCGTCGCGTCTTAGTTGCCGCTGAGTTTACAAGACTTTTTGACGACGAGCTGTATGTGTTACGCCAGCAGCGAGGCCGTGAGAGCTTCCCGAAGGGAGCGGAAGAGTATCTCGCTGACTGGGTCGGAAAGGAACTGCTACGAAAAATTTGGGTCACCGGCTCCGATGACCCGCATATTGACCTAACACCGGCCACCGAAAAGGCGATTCAGTGGGTTGCTTCTCTTAGGGAGAGATCGTTCATCGGAACGGAATCTCGCCTGTTGATGTTTGTCGAACTTCTTCGACAGGTCGCTGAAGAAAGCAACCCGGACGTGGATCGCAGGCTGGTTGTTCTGCGCAAACAGCGAGCCGAACTCGACGAAAAGATCGCGCGGGTCAGCCGTGGGGAGGTGGATGTTCTCAGCGACTCCGAATTGCGGGACCGCTTTCAACAAATCACCCACCTCGCCCAAGGTTTACTCGCGGATTTTCGCGAGGTAGAGCATAACTTCCGCCAATTAAGCCGCTCCGCGCGTGAACGCATCGCCATGTGGGACGGCAGTAAAGGTTCCCTATTAGATGAGCTTTGGCTATCCCGGGACGAAATTAGGGACTCGGACCAAGGTCGTAGTTTCGAGGCCTTTT
The genomic region above belongs to Acidobacteriaceae bacterium and contains:
- a CDS encoding DUF3375 domain-containing protein, with translation MDLDYSFVSELFARHPAWRLLRLDHAPLIVSFLHRTFIEPNRRVLVAAEFTRLFDDELYVLRQQRGRESFPKGAEEYLADWVGKELLRKIWVTGSDDPHIDLTPATEKAIQWVASLRERSFIGTESRLLMFVELLRQVAEESNPDVDRRLVVLRKQRAELDEKIARVSRGEVDVLSDSELRDRFQQITHLAQGLLADFREVEHNFRQLSRSARERIAMWDGSKGSLLDELWLSRDEIRDSDQGRSFEAFCDFLLSVSGREELSSLLSTALNLPAIRNQAKGTRLERVHYDWIAAGEATQQTVASLSQQLRRFLDDQALLENRRIMDILRRIEGHALAVRDCPPAEAVAYMDEMSCDIELPIDRPLFRPPVRLSIADVTPEAGQADRDPDALYSQVVVDRTSLASHISSTVMEHGPVTLRELTELQPLKHGLAELVAYLDLGSSRFEMELLEFMKDSIIWHTREAEEEIERHANMQRILFKEKASE